A region of the Aethina tumida isolate Nest 87 chromosome 3, icAetTumi1.1, whole genome shotgun sequence genome:
TGCTTATAGTTTTGTATGTGTAGTTATACTGTATCCCACCTCATAGACTCCtatctaatataataataaaaaattcttcttatggattataatattatgcaACCCTTATTACACACTGTAGAAACCAAAGATTAAATGATTTTGCCATTCagaaagtatatatttataaatgattaaataagtaaGGTTAATTACACACCAACttttacaaactttttgtCAATACCGTACTtactaataaagaaatatttgcgtaatttaaatgcaatttaaataatgagctTGGttcttattttcattaaataatgctAAAAATCTATGATGTTATATGTTAAAAACCTATGTTGAGTTACTGAAGATTTTTATCTAtccaatttcaaaaattgaccacataatatttatcaacttTTGGAAACTGTTTGTACCACAcctactattaaataaatatttgggcaACAAAAacgcaatttaaaaaaatgagtatttggtctttattttcattaaataatactaaaattaatttgtatacgAGCTAGAACCTATGTTGAGTTGCTGAAGATTTTCATCTATCCAGTTTCTAAACTTGGCCACATTAGCGTAGACACCAGGGATTTTTTCTTCACCACAACCAATTCCCCAAGCGACTATTCCCACCTGAATGTAACGTCTTGGATTTCCAGGATCGGGACAAACCAGTGGACTTCCACCATCACCCTAAACagcaacaataatttatttacatcaataaactataaatatttcgggggaaataattattaaattaaaatatttaccgtGCAGGCATCTTTTCCAGCTTCACCACCGGCACACATAAAACTATTATGAAGTTGGAAATGACTGCCCAACCTGGTCGTTCTCAAAAGCGATTGACATTGATCAAACGGAACAATCGGAAGTTCAATCTTCTTCAAAATAGCGGAGTATCTTCCTTCTTGTCCtaaaagacaaaaattaatcattttgtcGTGCAATGATTAATTGACACCTACCAAAAATATCCTTGCCCCATCCAGTGACGAAGCACCTTCCAGAGTTAAGGATTTCAGACGATTGTGGTAAACAAACTGGAGCTATGTGTTCTTGATATTTAAAGGGACTTTCCAGGATCAACAGAGCAACATCGTTCACTACAGTTTTTGGATGGAAGTCCTGATGTAAAATGATTTTCGCTACCCTTCTTTCCTGGTAAGGAAGTCTTTCTTTTTCAGTCTGTGTATCCCATTCTCCTGCTCTGACTATCAAATCGTTTATTTTGTAactgaaaatagaaaaatatcgtTTAGAGTAATTTGActgaataattgattaaaaataatgaatgtaaaaatatggCTCTAGGAATTTTAGAAGagacataaataaatgaatgatgGATTAAGGTCAGCAGCCGTTATGCAATAACCATTTTGGTTATTTGTGATCAGCATGATAAATCGATTTTGTCTCTTTTGATCATACAAAACAGGATATACGAATTGCAAATTAGCGACAAGATAAcgcaataatgaataaattcacACAAacgaaatatataaacataaattttgatagtTTAAGCACTTACTTGTATACACAATGTGCTCCAGTCAAAATAACATTGGGTCCAATGAGCGAACCGCCGCAAATGGCCAGATTCTTGTCAACACTTGGATTATAGTTAGATCTGAGGATCGCCACCATCCAGGGGAACTCCCCATATTCTGCTTCATTGTCGTAGTTACCGGTGATTTTGAAGTCAACACCGTTTGTGTTCCTGACGCCACAGCCCAAACTAACCGGAGGAGATGACGGTGTTGTACTTGTAGTGTCCGGGAAAGGATTAGGTACAGGAACGTCTGTGGTTGGATTCCTATTGTCGTTGTCGGACGGATTAGGAACGTTGCCATCGCCAACCTTACAACAGACATCGAGGTAGTGCTGACAGCTGTTTGCTCCAAATCTACGGAAGTATATCAGAGATTATAATTGACGTGATCAACAACAAAAGTTCTGAAGAagcataattgaaaaaaatgttgtattttcaatataaatatgcaATCCGAAATGTAACCAATaagtcattaaaaaatttgtatggTTAATTAGAgctataaatcaaaataatgcatgaataaatattataagattttaaaattaatattatattattaaataagattcAACATGGATAAACATACAAAGGGAGATTCTAATACTGTAACAGcattgaaaacaattaaatataataaaaaaatgtagggaattaatgaaattttagtagAATTCTGTTTTTTCATCATTATCACAACAATAAGAAACGGGTAAGTGTAATGTTTTTGACAAagacattttgttttttatttgatacataaaacatcaattttgaaCTTCCAACGCAATTCACactaatattgtaatatttacctTACGTCAATCAGACCAGCTCCATCTGTGGCCTTGTGCTCATCAGGCTTCTCCGAATCTGGGATGACTGTATTTGTGGTCCCATCGCACCTGTAGTACGGTACGCAAACACGCACACCCCGATCGGTACCCTCACCGCATTTCTGTATTGCCCCGAAGCTTTCTGGCGGCTTTTCCGTCTTCTCCTCATAGAGCTCGTCGAAGGTGGGTTTTGCTGTGGAAAACAGTCTGTTGACGGCCGCATCTCTTTCATTGTTTTGGCACGCAGCCAATCCAAGGATCACCGAGATCAGAACCACGCGCACCATCTTATCTAAACGCTTGTATCAGTCAGTTGGCAAAGTGCATCAGCGGCCTTGGATTCAGGCCTTTTTTTATCACTACCTCGCTGCTACCACCGACCTGCAAAGTTGTCCGCACACTAAaaacatgtaatttatttacatgccCGCATCCCCACCATCCTGATGAATACAAGACTTGGAAATACCAGAATCAGACTGCTGATTTGACCTTTGACGGGCGTCATCATCGAGAGATAATTAAGACTCGGtgatttaaatgtgttttctcagtaaataattcTATGGGCAGAATTTCGATAAACAGAACATGTCaactgtatattaattgttataatattgtatccattttctaataaaagaaaatatttgcaaaattgAATGACAAGAATAAAAATGAGATCTGGTACAAAGGATATatcaataattcatattatttttaattaatgtcgagaagtatttatatcattattgTTGAGTCAATGTaactgttgtttttttaaattgtgataacattTGAACATGTTTAACCTTTAATGAAAGACTGTCGacattgtataatataacaaaattatcttaatattcATTGTTACCAAATATGGATGCATTTAAGACAAAATTCATTTCATTGAATGATAAATGGGAGAGAATTTATCattggaataataaatatatgtaaataggATATCTCTTATttgcaaaaacaaaacaattcagTGAATCCCTCACCAACATTGACGGAAATATAGAGATCTTATCcgctttaatttacattaaatgcaTACATACATGTATGTATACAAATGTATATTCGCAAGGAAAAGCCATCGTTAATGAGTCGTAATTAATACGCAAAAGGGACATGGACATATTTCTAGCATAATATGAAAgaacttttattgaaattaacttctcagaatattatgataattaacattaatttaaatttcaacataaACAGTAGGACTTTGTTCAAGTATTTATCAAGGTCAATAGTAtaatttctgttattgtttCAAATCTGatgacatttaattaaatatagatatcaaaatgaaaattaggTCTACTATTAAAATTGGCGCATCTCATGAACCTTTTCCACTTATTCTTGAACTCTTGTTTACTCTTTTAGATACAACTTATTatcatattgtataatttttctgacatgaattatttattctatacgtttattttagataactAAGTTTTGTgttaccataaaaatatttcattcaagTGAATTACTGATTTCATCATTGGATATTTGATGGTTTTGGATTTACCAATTTCAGTTTCTTAGAAGGAAAGtagatataattaaacaataaaactggaataaaaatatataaatattaaaaccaaaAGATGTGTctcaaatttacttttaatagcTCAaggaatttgaataaaatttaaataaaagtagaaattaaatctaatattatactataataatatattaatattataatattataataaatactaaaatgcaTAAAATGATGAAGGAAGAAACGAAAattcaaacaataatataaatgtatatattttcatttatattctaCACCtttaaaccttttaaaataaatataatacaatattattgatCAGTACTGATAAgaatctatatttaaattcttaattttcatttgttcaTCGATCCACACTCTAAATCCGGCCAACCTCACAAAAACACTGGGTATTTTGTTGTCACAGGAATTGACGGTGGCAATTCCAGCTTGATAATATCTCTCTTCTTTGCCGTCAATGGGACAAACCAAAGGTCCTCCTTCATCCCCCTTGCAAATGTATTGACCGTCATTGCCGCCAGCGCAAATTACTGAGTCATCCAGTTTGGTGACATTAAGAGATTGTACCTTTTTGTTGCAACTGTCCAGGGGAACTACAGGAAGATCAATCTTTTTCATGATAACTTGGTATTTACCCTTTTTTCCAGGAGCGTCTTTGCCCCATCCGGTAGAGACGCATTTAGAATTATCCGAGTTTTGGTCTTTTGGAGGCAGACATACGACGTTTATGTTTTCAGCGAAAGTTACTGGCGACTCCAAGAACAGTAAGGCTACATTGTTTTCCAGTTTGTTTCCCTTGTAATTGGGATGAATGACGATAGATTTTAACTCCCGATCTTGATGCGGGAAGAGTTCTTGATTCGTTGTCGTATCCCATTCTCCAGCACGTATTCTATACGTTTTTTTCGGATCTAAACAGTCAGCCAACGTTAGAACGACCTCGGGATGTATCAAGGTGCCGCCGCATTGGTAAACGTTTAAGATTTGTGAATcgatatttttcttttccagTATGGCAACCATCCAAGGAAATTCTCCAAATTGTGCTTTCTTGTCATCTTTAGTTGATCGAGTTCCAACGCCACCTCTGTGACCACATCCAGTTTTTGTTTTCGGTTTTATCAAATCTTGTGCTTCACAACATACTTCTATGTAACTTGGACATGAAAATTCCACATTTCtacaaattaagaaattaataataaaggacatttctttaatagtattaaaatcaTACCTAATATCAATGATGCCTTCGTCATTTAGAGCATCAGTAGAGTGAGAACAAAGATAATACGGAACACACGTGCAGTTTCTATCATGAACCTTGTTTTGCGAAGATGGAGTAACCGGTGATGGGGATGAGTCAAAAACTTCTTTAATCAGGTCGTCTATGTCTCCAGATTGGACCGAAACTAAACAAATTGCCACAAGGCAAACTGCGAACATCAGATTAATCATTGTATCTAGAAAAGAAGACAATACAATATTTGATACGGTAATGGgaatatcataataattatctacATCAAAGAACAAAAAGCAACTGTTCGTTCTCATTCATTCGGGTTATTTCTAGTGAAACctacattaaaaatcaataaaataaacattaatgtaacaattaaatcttaattgtatataaactaAAGTACCAACTTTCATTTTACAAACGTCAATACGATTTCGAAGATTATTGGAATAAGAAAACATAGAGAATAACTAATACAGAACTCATCAATTAATTGGAATACGAACCTGCTGTGTTCAAAAACTACTTCACAAATAAACACACTTCATGGAAGTCCACTCGATTCTgctgaaatattcaaattgaattttatttcaatcttTCGATAAAAAACTTAACCGTCTCACGTTGACACTATATCCAGTTACCTGTTCTTTTATGGTGGGTAACatggaaaagaaaaataaagttatttatgcAAGATCAGTGGAATCGGTGTCCTTGTTAAGAAGCGAATACCAGTTTCATAATGactgattattaaattgtacgtATTAAAAGAGGTAAAAGCTTAACGGAGTCGCACCGGAACGGTTCTAACAGAGATCAGGCGGTagttgttacattttatagtTCCATTAAATCTATTCCTCTTAACAAGTTGAGGTACAGTTCGCAGTAAAGAACTTAATAATGTGTAAATGGTTCGGAATTTCTCGAGACGCAACTGGAAATACCAGATTCAAGGGTCTGTGGTATTCTCACATGTTGTCAGTtgcaacaaatttacatattgtttttaccacttgaatttaataaggagttaattatatttagacatattacaatatgtaATACAGTGGTGGATGGAGAAAGAATTTACTTCTAATTTTGTCCagtagtataaaaaataaaatagacaaCTGGATAATTCGATGTCAACAGTCTAATCTTGTCGTCAAacgaaattaaagccaacctgtAAGAAACTGAACTTGATGAAATTAGTTCAACGACTGTGAGAAGGTTAGTGGAGGGGAGTGGACCCCAGACATATAAGAAAAACCCTAGTTTCTACTAAATGTGtgaaagtccaattttgacttgcttagtACTACATtcactggaccacagaacaATGGATATCAGCCCTGTAGAAAACTTGAGGAATCAAGTGTATAACcaaattcaacataaaaagTTTACAAATGTAAATGAACTCAACACAGCAGTTCAAGAAGTTCGAAAGACTGTATTCGGAAAATGGTTAAGTTCATGCCACGAAGgtgggccaaaattataaaacaaaaatgatattatacaatgtgataatgttaaattaaataatacagatttaatctttaaaaatccgttttaaaattaaggttGCCAAATTTATGTCCaactcaatataaaaaaatatttataatattttttagaataagaaaatagtagtttttattatactgtataattatattagtaattttaagcaaataaaatataaattaattataatatgcgTGCTATTACATCTGTGACTAGCCATATTGCGCATCCATtacatttatgatttaatttaaatagaaattatattgatttaggtaaaaaatgaataattgtacaaagaatatagtgttattattttaaatagttggtATTGTATGCTATTCGTCTGCCCACCACTGTATCTTATAACTATTCTTTCCAtcgacaaaaatattttagaagaagaattcttgtttaaaaatatctatttctattttgttttaaacaatattttcttttttttgtaaataatcaaaacaatttattaaaaaaaaagatgggaatcttatttttcttaatagtaCACCCAATAgtgttaaatgaatataaaaattaaatttttattcatagtttGTATTTACCCAAGAAGTCAAtttctttcttaatttatataccaaACCATTTTAAACCCAAAATGGTAAACATTTCAATATAGaggcataatttaataatatgtatcctaaaaattgtattaacgACATGGAAAGAGTtatccaaataattaataaatcattgttATCCTACTTgtggttgaaaaatattgttcaataatttattcaacgcAAAGTGGATACAAAAGTGGTCTTCTTAAATAAAcgtataataatgaaatataaaccGTAATATTTGTAACGTCACCTTTTGgcataattaatttcgaaataattaatcacaCACTAAAACATAAAGATTTTTGTGACAATGAAATTAACGTATTAAAATTagtctttattataaatatttaaattaaaaaatgtttaagtaTTTGTGTTGTTTGTGTAGATGCAAATTACTcaacaataatattgatttaacgAAAtctattaatactttttgtttacaacaaatatgttattcaatttgttttagtaattaattaccaCAAATCTATTGGTGATATAATATGCCACtgtacataaaattgattgtaattaataattatcttaatatttaaaaattaaaatacttattaagtTGTTCTTGCTTCCAACCAACAAGATATTTCTAAGATATGACGTACTGGGTATTTTACacgttatgaataaatttaatcaactgCGGTATTTTCTTATAGTGATCGAACATATATGCAGTGGTCAGTGTTTTCCTGTTCTCCttctttttatttgtacatCTGAGAAGCGTGAGCTCAGTTTGATTCTTGTCTTGTTTCTTGTTACAATGACGTCTAACAATAACATACTGGTTTTATTGCTCAAAAAGTGTTTTCTAtctattttgttgtttacttGCACCGTTTATTGTCAAAACAAAGATCAGTTATTAGTGGACACCGCATTTGGAGAAAATCCTTACTGTTATGATTGCACATGCGTCCCTTCTGCCCAATGCAAAAATACAAATGgagacaatattattaatctaaggtaaacttgttcattatctacataaaataattcaataatcagATAATCGGGGATTTTCAACTTTATAATCTCAAACGAGTTTAACTGGACaatgttattttaagaaaCGGTCATCCCTGAcacaattaaacttttttattttatttttatttttgattaagtatgaaattgattttaactTATCTCATAAAAGGAGACAtacttgtataatttatatttatcttcattaaggtgaaataatatattaacaattttcttataacCTAGATTTCAGTCAGTTTCTTGCGTCGAGGATGACGCACTTTGCTGTCGCGACGAAGACATAATAAGAGAAGAAAAAAAGAATGACACCACCGCacctaaaacaaaacaacCTTGCGGAACCCGTCGTTCAGATGGAGTAGGACTTTTCAGAATAAATGACAATGATAACACCGAATTCGGTGAATTCCCCTGGATGATCGCATTGTTCCACGAAGAACACGACTCCGATATTTCGGCGGATGTTTACAAGTACAAATGCGGCGGATCTCTCATACATCCGCAGGTCGTACTTACAGGAGCTCACTGTGTGCCTAAGGACATAAAAAAGTTGATTGTGCGAGCGGGTGATTGGGATTTGAATTCTACGGACGAGGTAGTACCACATCAGGAACGAAAAGTACAGACGTTTATAATACATCCTAAATACAATCGTGGTTCTTTGCACAACGATGTCGCTTTGCTGTTCCTCGAGACCGCCTTTGCTGAAGCTGAAAACATAGATGTTGTGTGTTTACCTCCCCAAAATACAAATTCGGACAATTCGAGGTGCATTGCGACTGGATGGGGTAAAACCAGCTTCAACAAGACGGCCCTTCTGCagcgaatattaaaaattgttgaactgCCCATTGTTGAGCACGAGTCATGTCAAGCAAAATTAAGAACCACGAAACTCGGCAAGTACTTTATACTGGATCCTAGTTTTATATGTGCGGGAGGAATGCCTGGAGTAGATGTTTGTACGGGAGATGGAGGAAGCCCTTTAATATGTCCTGTAAAAGGGAAGGATCAGTACTATCAAGCGGGAATTGTCGCCTGGGGAATTGGATGTAAATCTGACGTTCCTGGAGCTTACGTGAACGTTGCTCTGTTTCGGGATTGGATTGATGAGCAAATGAaagcacaaaattttaatataagtatCTATCAATACTGAGATATgactttaaaacttttctgttggcaaaatgtatttttaatataagcttttttactattttattgttgtgttttaCTTACAATCATCGCAATTGAACATTGTCTACTAGTTTTCACTGAATTATggcattttctattaaaaggaaaatgaataaaataaatcgtttttaaacatatcctaaaaaaatggaactaaatccaaattgataatatgaatatataaagttcAAAGATCGAATAAATTAACTACTTATatcttatcatttattttaaaatgatctaatatttgtttttcttaattttacttaaataaagaaacaaataaaaaattaaaaaaaaatttattgattaatgttatgtaataaaaattcacagCTTATTGTAGTAACAcatcaaacataaaatttaatattggtaTGTTGACACGTcgatattatttgatttcaaCTGTGCGTCTATCCAGTCTCTGAAGAGGGCGACGTTGACGTAGACTCCAGGTGTATTGTTCTCACCACAACCGATGCCCCAAGCTACTATTCCAGCTTGGTAATATCTGTCAGGTTGTCCGGCAATTGGGCACACCAGAGGACTTCCGCCATCGCCTTTACATGTGTCTTTTCCTGGTTCACCTCCGGCACAAATGAAGCTTTGGTGCAGTTCGAAAAATTTGCCCAATCTAGTGGTTCTCAGTTTGTCTTGGCAAGATTTGTATGGAACGACAGGAAgatcaattttcttcaaaatgaCCTggtattttccttctttcccGAAAACGTCTTTACCCCATCCACTGGCGAAACATCTAGAATTGTCAGAAAGGTGCGATTGCGGTGGCAAACAAACAACGTCGACATTCTCAGCCGGAGTCACTGGTTTGTCCAGGAACAGCAACGCAATATCGTTGTACAAGGCTCCCGCATAATAATCTTTGTGGATTACAACGCTGACAACTTCCCGATCTTGATGTGGGTACAATTCTTGAGTGGTTTGGGTGTCCCACTCTCCCGCTCTGATCTTGAAAGATGTTTTCTTTCCGGCTACGCAATGTGCGGCTGTCACCACGACTTGGGGATGAATCAGTGCGCCTCCACATTGATATATGTTCAATTTGGGCTCGCTTCCTTCAATCGACTCTTCACGTAATACTGCAACCATCCATGGAAATTCACCGAATTGCGCCTCGTTATCTTTGTCACCGGTAATTCTGAATCCTACTCCTTCTTCGTTACGATAACCGCAGCCTTTCCTCTTTGTGACTGGCGGTGGTGGCGTAATAGGTTCGTCAGTTTTGCTACCTTCATCACAACATACCTCAATGTAGCTTGAGCACGATGGTTCTGTTATtctggaaaatattaaaacgtgTTTAGAGATGTCAAATTACCTCCAATTGGTATTACACGTTGAATTACAGTGTTAATTggctaataatttaatcagatTATTCAAACTAGCCtttgtttacatttacgcCTAAAATAGGACAatcctaattaataatttctacagAAATTTGATTACAAATGCAATGCGATGAAAAACGCATTTTACGGTATACAAATACGTTTGACcgtgaatttaattatatcactCTCATTACcacaactataaaaattttattcaaataaaataagacaattaattcattgaagtttttagtttttgtctACATCTATTGGTTATTGGaatctaaatctaaaataactgtaaaataaGTTTCTACTACTTGATGAATATTAATAGGCATTTAAtgcaaatcaaattttaaccagATAGTGAAGACATTTTGaccaattaattgttatatacaGAATTTTGAACTTGGACTAATTAGATAAcaatatttagataatatatttaaaaaaatgacttaataaaaattatattcaaggttttaactattaatgaaTGAAGAGCTGAcgcataaaattatacataattaatttgttgatgtcactattttatatcttaatattatagttataaatatcagagtagtttttaaaataaattagaaaacattaatttacctTATATCAATAACTCCTTCGCCATTGGTATTGATAGAACCATTATTGCAAAGGTAGTATGGCACACAAGAACAGGATCCAGTTCCGGGTATTCCCGTTGGTTGGAGATTGATTGGTGCGCTTGTTGAGGATTGTGTATCCTTGCCTATGTCTccgaatatttctttaatcttCTGGTCGACATTCGGATCGTCTCCTAACATTTCCTCTCTCTCATTTTGCAAACCGTCGATTAACTCTGATAATGACTTACCGTCTGCCCGGACTAATGTGACGGTCACTGCcagtaaaatcaaaaattttccaAAGGCCATTTTCGTCTAAAATATTCAGGAGAGTTAGTACATactgataataatatatgaggaaaattaaagtgaatgcaaagaataataaatggtttagacccattttttttatgtactgTTACATAATACAGTTTATATTTGGGTGTCAATTTCATTATTCAATTCAAGTACGTCGTCTAGGTTTCATTAGCAATGAATTCGTGAAGGTTTTACGATAACCATAGGACATTTCAGACCATGTTGTCTTCGCAGAAATATTGCTAATACATAAACTTGACCCGGTATTCAACTGAACAAATTtagttgatatttattaaagacaaCTTAAAATGTGTctactaataataaacaaaatacagGTTTTTATCATGTTATTCTAACAGTCTGCatggttaattttttgtttattaagcaGAAACacccataaataatttaattatatgttggTAAGTACTATATAtccatgtaatatttaaatgttcttGCATATAAACTGCAAGAGATGTATTAAttgactaaataataaatttaaatttcagcga
Encoded here:
- the LOC109608630 gene encoding phenoloxidase-activating factor 2; amino-acid sequence: MVRVVLISVILGLAACQNNERDAAVNRLFSTAKPTFDELYEEKTEKPPESFGAIQKCGEGTDRGVRVCVPYYRCDGTTNTVIPDSEKPDEHKATDGAGLIDVRFGANSCQHYLDVCCKVGDGNVPNPSDNDNRNPTTDVPVPNPFPDTTSTTPSSPPVSLGCGVRNTNGVDFKITGNYDNEAEYGEFPWMVAILRSNYNPSVDKNLAICGGSLIGPNVILTGAHCVYNYKINDLIVRAGEWDTQTEKERLPYQERRVAKIILHQDFHPKTVVNDVALLILESPFKYQEHIAPVCLPQSSEILNSGRCFVTGWGKDIFGQEGRYSAILKKIELPIVPFDQCQSLLRTTRLGSHFQLHNSFMCAGGEAGKDACTGDGGSPLVCPDPGNPRRYIQVGIVAWGIGCGEEKIPGVYANVAKFRNWIDENLQQLNIGSSSYTN
- the LOC109608640 gene encoding phenoloxidase-activating factor 2; protein product: MINLMFAVCLVAICLVSVQSGDIDDLIKEVFDSSPSPVTPSSQNKVHDRNCTCVPYYLCSHSTDALNDEGIIDIRNVEFSCPSYIEVCCEAQDLIKPKTKTGCGHRGGVGTRSTKDDKKAQFGEFPWMVAILEKKNIDSQILNVYQCGGTLIHPEVVLTLADCLDPKKTYRIRAGEWDTTTNQELFPHQDRELKSIVIHPNYKGNKLENNVALLFLESPVTFAENINVVCLPPKDQNSDNSKCVSTGWGKDAPGKKGKYQVIMKKIDLPVVPLDSCNKKVQSLNVTKLDDSVICAGGNDGQYICKGDEGGPLVCPIDGKEERYYQAGIATVNSCDNKIPSVFVRLAGFRVWIDEQMKIKNLNIDSYQY
- the LOC109608636 gene encoding phenoloxidase-activating factor 2, which produces MTSNNNILVLLLKKCFLSILLFTCTVYCQNKDQLLVDTAFGENPYCYDCTCVPSAQCKNTNGDNIINLRFQSVSCVEDDALCCRDEDIIREEKKNDTTAPKTKQPCGTRRSDGVGLFRINDNDNTEFGEFPWMIALFHEEHDSDISADVYKYKCGGSLIHPQVVLTGAHCVPKDIKKLIVRAGDWDLNSTDEVVPHQERKVQTFIIHPKYNRGSLHNDVALLFLETAFAEAENIDVVCLPPQNTNSDNSRCIATGWGKTSFNKTALLQRILKIVELPIVEHESCQAKLRTTKLGKYFILDPSFICAGGMPGVDVCTGDGGSPLICPVKGKDQYYQAGIVAWGIGCKSDVPGAYVNVALFRDWIDEQMKAQNFNISIYQY
- the LOC109608678 gene encoding phenoloxidase-activating factor 2-like isoform X2 gives rise to the protein MAFGKFLILLAVTVTLVRADGDDPNVDQKIKEIFGDIGKDTQSSTSAPINLQPTGIPGTGSCSCVPYYLCNNGSINTNGEGVIDIRITEPSCSSYIEVCCDEGSKTDEPITPPPPVTKRKGCGYRNEEGVGFRITGDKDNEAQFGEFPWMVAVLREESIEGSEPKLNIYQCGGALIHPQVVVTAAHCVAGKKTSFKIRAGEWDTQTTQELYPHQDREVVSVVIHKDYYAGALYNDIALLFLDKPVTPAENVDVVCLPPQSHLSDNSRCFASGWGKDVFGKEGKYQVILKKIDLPVVPYKSCQDKLRTTRLGKFFELHQSFICAGGEPGKDTCKGDGGSPLVCPIAGQPDRYYQAGIVAWGIGCGENNTPGVYVNVALFRDWIDAQLKSNNIDVSTYQY
- the LOC109608678 gene encoding phenoloxidase-activating factor 2-like isoform X1; the protein is MAFGKFLILLAVTVTLVRADGKSLSELIDGLQNEREEMLGDDPNVDQKIKEIFGDIGKDTQSSTSAPINLQPTGIPGTGSCSCVPYYLCNNGSINTNGEGVIDIRITEPSCSSYIEVCCDEGSKTDEPITPPPPVTKRKGCGYRNEEGVGFRITGDKDNEAQFGEFPWMVAVLREESIEGSEPKLNIYQCGGALIHPQVVVTAAHCVAGKKTSFKIRAGEWDTQTTQELYPHQDREVVSVVIHKDYYAGALYNDIALLFLDKPVTPAENVDVVCLPPQSHLSDNSRCFASGWGKDVFGKEGKYQVILKKIDLPVVPYKSCQDKLRTTRLGKFFELHQSFICAGGEPGKDTCKGDGGSPLVCPIAGQPDRYYQAGIVAWGIGCGENNTPGVYVNVALFRDWIDAQLKSNNIDVSTYQY